A stretch of DNA from Desulfosarcina ovata subsp. ovata:
CCGGATTGTCAAATCTTCCTCTGAAACCGGGTCCTCGGTACGCAGGTAGTCATGACTGGCTTCCCAACGAAGATGTCGGGTGGCTTGCCACCATCCGGTCAAACCGACTGCGTGCTCCCAGTAATCGCTGTTTTCCAGTTTGTCATACATGGTGTATGAAGGGGCGTAGCTGGCCGATAGCGCCGCCGTGCGTCCGGAGAATTCTACCGTGACACCCGGCGAAACGGTGGTGATGGTATCGGATTCTTCGCTGTCTGGAGCCAAATAGAGGTTGTCCGTATGCTCGATACCGGTACTCAGGTGCGGCATGATGATGACCTCGGCACCCGCCATTTGCGGTGTGACGATCAGAAAACCGACCACCAAATATTCGATCAGCTTTTTCATCACAGCTTTTCCTTTTTTTGCATTTCACCGCAAAGACGCAGAGGGCGCTAAGAATTTTTATCGGCTGAAGGCCAAAGAAGATCAACAATACTCTGTGAGTTCCGCGCCTCAAACGAAGCGGGCGGTGACAGATACTTATAATTATGGAACGACGATGGTATCATCCGCCTGAATTTCGACGTTCTGGCTGAAATCCTTACCTTTCAAAATATCTTTATAGTCGATACGGATGACCTTCTCCTGGCCCTGATGACGGCGAAACAGGATGATCTCTTTTTTGGATGCCCACTCGGTAAACCCACCGGCAAGAGCGAACGCCTGCAAAACAGTCAGTTTTTTGGTAAGGGGGTACTCACCGGTTCTAACGACTTCACCCAAAATATAAAAGCGTTTGCTGGCCGCGCTCCGAACCGTAACGGTGACATGGGGCTCCGACACATAGGCCTTGAGCCCATCCTGAATGTCCAGTTTCAACTGGGTTGGCGTTTTGCCGGCAGCCATCACATCGTCAAGAAGCGGGAAAGAAAGTTTTCCGTCCAAACGAACGATGATCTCTTCCCTGGAAAAGTCGGGTTCCTTCCAAGTGACGATTTCAAGGATGTCACCGTTGCCGATAAGGTAGGAATCTTTTGGAGACTGGGCGAAGGTGTTTAGGGGTGTTACGGCAATACATATGGCAATTAATGAGGCAAAAAGTATTATTTTGCGCATAGTCAGTTCCAATTTTAAATTCTTAATTTTGAATTTTAAATTAATCATTGATTACAATAGTAATCCTTATACCATTCCACAAATTTCCCGATGCCGACATCAATCGGTGTGGCGGGTTTGAATCCCACATCCTGGATCAGATCATCCACATCGGCGTATGTGGCGGGGACATCACCCGGCTGAATGTCCATGAAATTCTTTACGGCCTTTTTGCCGATGGCGACTTCTATGGCCTGAATGAAGTCCAGCAGTTCCACCGGTTGGTTGTTGCCAATGTTGTAGATTTTGTATCGGGCGTAGGAGGTTCCGGGATCGGGTGCGTTGCCGGACCATTGGGGGTTAGGATCGGGAACAGTCTTCATCACCCGGACCACGCCTTCGACAATATCGTCAATATAGGTAAAATCCCGTTTCATTTTACCGTGATTGAAAACGTCGATAGGCTTGTCTTCGATGATGGCCTTGGTAAATAAAAACAGTGCCATGTCCGGTCTTCCCCATGGGCCGTAGACGGTGAAAAAGCGCAGGCCCGTGCAAGGCAGATCAAAAAGGTGGCTGTATGTGTGAGCCATCAATTCGTTGGATTTTTTCGAGGCAGCATAGAGGGAGACGGGGTGATCCACGTTGTGATGCACGGAAAACGGCATGTTGGTATTGGCGCCATATACCGAACTGGATGAAGCGAAAACAAGATGCTTGACATCGTTGTGCCGGCATCCTTCGAGAATGTTCACAAAACCCACCAGATTCGATTCGACGTAGGCCTGGGGGTTGGTCAACGAATACCTCACTCCCGCCTGGGCCGCCAGGTTGACCACCACATCAATGGGCGTTGATTTGAAAAGCGCCTCCATTCCCGCTTTATCCGATAAATCAGTCCTGGAGAATGTAAACTGCGGATGCGCCTTTAAAATATCGAGCCGGCTCATTTTGATTCCGGGATCGTAGTAATCGTTTAAATTGTCGACACCGATAATGGTATACCCTTCGGACAGCAGTCGCTTGGACAGATGGAAACCGATGAAACCGGCAGCGCCGGTAACGAGTGCGCATTTATATTCGAGTTGCATAAAATTTCCTTGCAGAAATGAAAACCAGTTTTTTCTCTCGCCCGCTTCGCTCGAGGACGCAGAGACTCAGAGTTTGAATTTTGAATTAAAATCGGATTATAAACCTTCATTCAAAATTTAAAATTCTCAATTCAAAATTCATTCGACCTATGGTCGAATGGCATAGCTCCGCTTGGTGGAAAACAAACCCAAAAGCTTGCTAACCGCATGAATTATATTGTATTTTATTGCCTTTTCGGCGGAAATGGTTATTTCACGGACATGAAAAATTTTGAATTCTTAGTTTTGATTTTTTAATTATCGGTAGAATTCAAAATTTAAAATTCTCAATTCAAAATTGCCCTATCTTGCCCCTTCACCAAACAAGACTGTCTTCACCGTTCGCATGATCACCATCAAATCCATAAAGATGGACATGTTCTTGATATAGAACAGATCATAGTTCAATTTTTCTTTGGCATCTTCCACAGAGGCGCCATAGGGATAACTGACCTGAGCCCAACCGGTAACGCCCGGTTTAACCGAAAAGCGTTCGGCATAGTAGGGAATCGCCTCTTCCAGTTCCTTAACAAAAAACTCCCGTTCAGGCCGTGGTCCCACAAAGCTCATTTCGCCTTTGATCACATTGAACAGCTGGGGAAACTCATCAATCCGCCACTTACGGATAAACTTCCCTACCCGGGTAACACGGTTGTCGTTGGACTGAGCCCACACCGGGCCACTTTTTTTTTCAGCATCCTGAACCATCGAACGGAATTTATGAACCATGTACGCTTTTCGTTTTTCTCCGACTCGCTCCTGAGAAAAAAATACCGGTCCCTTGGAGTCCAGTTTGATTAGAACAGCGACAATGCCAAGTATGGGAGACAAAAAAAACAGCATCACAACAGAGAGCAATAAATCACCGGTTCTTTTTATCACTCTCCGCATCCATGATTTTTTAAAGCCTTCGGAAAAAATAAGCCAACTGGGGTTGATTTTCTCGACAATCAATTTCCCCGTGAGCATTTCATAAAAGCTGGTACCTTCAATAACCTCGATTCCATCCACACGACATTGCAAAAGCTGCCGCGTTGGAAAGCCGCTACGGCGTTCTTCGATAGCGACAACAATCTTATCGATGTCCAAATCTTTTGCATTCCGACACAGGTCCGCATAGTTATTCCGGCAAATATTGGGTGATACGACCGGTGAAGCACCCTCGCAATCATCTTTAACCACGGCTGCCACCTGGTATCCACAATCTTTATTCTCATTAATTTCCCGGTGGATATTGCGAGCCAGTTCCCCGGATCCCAACAAAATGATTTTTTTGTCAAATATCCCATTGTTGAGAATATGCGTATAGGCGATTCGCCAGATAACGATAAATGCCACCACAAAGCAGATGCTGACAATAAAGATCCCTCGACCAATAATGCAGACAGGAAAAATAAAATAAACAACGGCAAGCAGAATGGCTGAGGCACCCAAGGCTTGCATCAGCCGGATAATCAGTTCCTGATAGCTGTCGGTCACTTTCATATCGTAGAGATCATTATAATACAGGCACATTTGGCAAACGAAGGCGATCAAAAGCGTTTTCAGAACCAAAGTGCGATCTTCAATGACAAAATCGATTCCGATCAACAACCAACTGGCAATGATGACCGAGGCAAAAATAAACAGCCCTTCACCAACCACGAAGAGTGCGTTTCGTACGGGATAATATTGTTTAAAAATTTGAAGCATGGGCAGCAGAGCAATTAAGAATTAATAATTTTGAATTTTGAATTAAGATCGATTTCTTTCCGGAATTCAAAATTCATCATTTAAAATTAAGAATTATTCACCGTTGTGAATCAATATTTCTTATACTTCTTATATTTCCCATAGCCATATCGTTCTGTAGTCGGCACCCGATATCCATTCATCACCACACCGAGCACTTTATCCTTACCCAATTTTTCAAGCAGTTCCCGAATCATATCTTTGGGAGTGGAAGCATACCTGACAACAATGATTATTCCATCAACATAGTTGGCTAACGCGGCGGTTTCTGCCGTCAGTTGAGGCGGCGGTGAGTCAACGATAATATAGCGATCGCTGTATCGGCTTTTGGCTTCCTTCAATAGAGATTTCATCGCCTGACTGGAAAGCAACTCAGACGGGTTGGGTGGTTGTGTGCCACCAGGCAGGAGGGTCAACTTATCCACAACCGTTTTCTGCAAGAGCGATTCCAGTGGAATTTTATTAGCAAGATAATCGCTCAACCCCGGTACACGCTCATCAAAGCCGAACCGGGTATGAATGCTGGACCGTCGCATATCACAGTCCATAAGGAGCACATGTTCCTCGATGCCTTGCGCAATGCTGATGGCAAGGTTTGCGGCGACAAAGGATTTCCCGTCACCGGGAATCGCGCTGGTCACCATGATGGAACGCGGCGGAGTGCCTGTTTTTGGAAAAAGAATGTTGGTTCGAAGAATCTTAAAAATCTCGGCCTCAACACCGTTTGGGTCGTGATACGCAACCAAATGTGGATCCAACCGGCGCTCATGAGCGGTTGGGCGGACCGGCGGTTCCGGTTTGGGTGCGACAATTTTTATTTCGTTGCCTGGTTCTCTGGCGGGATGGACGCGTTCTTCAACAGAGGCGAGCCGATTCAATTCTTTCACCCGGCCGGATTTTTCAAGCGCTTCGTGGATCTTTCCCATTGTTGGGCACCTCTGTGTGATCGCCAAGTGGCATTGGTTCAGCAAACAGCAGAAACAATAGTCCTGATGATGTCAGTTGGCGACTTTCCGGATTATCGCCAGCATGGGTTCAACACCTTTTTGTGTCAAAACGGCGAATACAGCAAAAAGGGTAAAGGAAATCGAACCAAACAGAGCGGAACAGATGTATTCAACCCGCCTGACCATCCGGGTTCGGCTATCGATGATTCTGGGTACGGTGCACAATACCGGCAATTCCAGATCTTCTTCGATATCTTCGGGCCGTTTGAATGAACTGTCCAGGTACTCAAGCAGAAAAATAATTCCACCGCCTACTGCCAGGCCTGCCCCCACAACCATGATGAACAGCTTACGCATATCCGGTTTAATCGGTTTCTGGGGAATTTTAGCTGGATCAAGAATCCTGAACTGCTCGCCTTTTTGCTTGCGCTCCATGTTTACGGCGATTTCGGCTTCCAATTTCCGTTCCAGCAAAGAGTCATAAGTGGATTGGATATTTTGATAATCGCGTCGTAATGACAACAACTCCTGCTCTCTTTTAGGTGTATTTTCAACTCTTTTTTGATAGACGGCAATTTGCGTGCGCGTGTCGGCGACATCGGCTTCAAGCCGTCTCATCTCCTGAATAATTTCATTGTATTGCGTTCGGTATTCCGGCGATAGAGATGCCGTTTGACGCCGATTGGAACCGCTGCCCGTGGACGTGGTGGTCTCCGATTGCCGATCGAGATCGGCTTGTTTTTCCATTTCCGCAATCCTGGATTTCAGCCGGACCACATCCGGGTGCCGCTCGGTATAGCGAGCCAACAAGTTTTCCAACTGGACCCGCATTTGATCGAGATCGTTGATCTCTTGCTGGTTACCCTGACCGATAATCAGCGTTGTGGGCTGTTCACGCGAAGCGGCCGCTTCATTCTGCAAGGTAACCAACCTTATCTTGGCTTCACTGAGATTTTGCTGGCTCTCACTCAAATGCTCCTGGAGCCGGTCAAGGATTCGTAAATTTGAGTCCAATTGCTCAGGAAGTTCTCCCATGTAAGACTCACGATATCGTTTCAACTGGGCTTCAACCTCTTCCAGGCGGCTTTTCATGCTCTGGAGTTCGGAATCCAAAAAATCACTGGTTCCGACGGCCTGTGCTTCTCTCAATCTTAAATTTTCATCAATGAAATAGGAAGCCAGGGCATTGGTCACTTTCATCACATCTTCCGGGCTCTTATCCTGGAAAGAAATAGAAAATGCATCACTTTCCCCACGTCGGCGACCGCTCGAAACATTCACTTTTATACGTTTGCGTAAGTTATTGACCTTGTCCTCCATGTACATTGAAGAGTTCTCTACCCCTCTTAACAATTTGAACTCTTTGATAATATTTTCGAGATTGGTTCGGCTCAAGACCTGCTGGGACAAGGTATTGATGCGTTCATTTGGATCGGTATCAACAATCGACTGCACATAATTCTGCGGCACCCGCTGGGGCTGAATCAGAATCAATGTGCTGGCTTCGTATATTTTGGGCAGTTTAATGGCCAGCACAATACCGACGATCATCGCGATAAAAAAGGGCACCATAATGATCCAGCGACGCTTGATGATCAGGTCGATGATGTATTTGGGGTCCATGGGAATGGGTTGTGAGGCCATATGTCAGTCCTTTAGCCGTTTTTTCACACCAACTGATAAAGTTTTGCCTTGTTAAGCATCGATTTATAGCTGATTCTCAATAGACCTGCGGCCTTTTTACAATTTCCACCGGTCTCGGCCAATGCCGCTTTGATGATTTTTCTTTCAACTTTATCTGCAAAGCGGGATCTGGCCTGTTTCAAGGTGAGGTTCCAGTTAGTTGAGAGAAACTGACGAACCTCATCGGTATCGATGCCACAAACCGACGGTCGTCCGCCGTTCCCGCCCTTGTCGGTATTGCACAATACCGGCAGCATATTCTCCCAATGGACCCGATCCATGAGAACCAGCTTTTTGATGACGCGTTTGAGTTCGGACACATTGCCCGGCCAGGGGTAATTAACGAACGCGTCCATCACCGGATCGGTCAATCGGCAGACCGCCCCCTGATATCGGATACTGTACTGGGTAGTAAAATACTCAGCCAGTGCCCGGATATCGCTCATATGCCGACGCAACGGCGGAACGGTAAGTTTCAACACGCTGAGCCGATGGTAGAGATCTTTTCTGAACAACCCCTTATCGACCATGGTCGATATATCCCGATGAACCATGGTAATGAAGCGGCTCGCCGCACCGGTTTTGGATATCCCCCCTGGCGCACGGTCTTCCAACAAAAGAAAAAGTTGGGCTTGAAATTCAAATGGCAGTTGCTCGGCGTTGTCAATGGCATAAAAGCACTCGTAATCCCGGCTTAAGCTGTCGATCCGGACTTTCGTTTTTCGGATCCATTCTCCGGTGACATCGCCGGCATCGATCAGGTTGAAAATCGAATTCGGGTTTCCGGATAAGCGATGCAGATCCTTGGCGATCAGCTTTTTGCCAACCCCGGATTCCCCCTGGATGAGTACGGGATCCTGGGAAGCACTGACCAGGGGCAGTTCCTGGATCAGTTTTTTGCGTTCAACGGAACCGGCGATCAAAACAGGGCCACTGAGATCCTGCTTGACATTGGTCAAGCGGTTTATAGTTGCCTGGAATGTTTGATGATTGGCAGGATATCGCAAAAAAAAGAGATTTTCCAGCCAATTGTTTTGAACGAACGCTTCAATCCTATGGTTATTTGAAAGAACAATGATCGGAAAACCGCTCTCTATGGCCTTGGCCGCATTGACAAAGCGGGAGGCCGATTCGGATGAATCCGATCGGAAAACCGCAAACGAAGGCTTGATACAGTAAATATTTTCCAGGCATACCCATTCATCCTCAAAACAGATGGGCAGAACACCGCAGTGGGAAAGCCGCATGCGGATATCGTCTCTTTCCGCTTTGCTTTTTTCTATAACCACCGCTGTTGTCTGGAGCATGGTACCGTTCCACCTAAATTGACAAATAAGCAATGGATGCCACACATGGATCGCAGCAACCACTCCGACCACATTCTACAAAAGATGTGCCAAATTACCAGATACCGTTCAATGAATATCCAGGACTGCCAGAAAATCTTTTTTCTCACTGTTATTATTAGTAATAATAAATCACCAAAAAGTTCGATAGAAAAAAGCGCCCAAAATCTATTTTTCAAAGAACGACAGTAGAGGTGAACCTATATTACATAATATGAAAACTTTTTCCACTTTTATAACAGAAAGCTCTTTTTAACGGGTTGATTGGATGTAGATTATGGTTATCGGTAAAAACCGGATGCGCTTGAATATTTTTTTGCCATCTCAGCGGTCCCCAGTAAAAACGGTGGAACACAGGGTTAGGGAACTTAGATCGAGTTCCTGTTTTTCGCGGGCATGGCCCGCTCTTACAACTGCCAGTGGCCTAACCATGTGCAGTTTCCTGTAAGAACCGGCCATGCCTGCAATCACAGGTTTTCATAATTCGGCCCCAAATGCGGTTACCCTGTGGGAGAACGCCTTGCCATTTGGTGAACATTCATATATAGCAGATAATAATCAGGATCTGCCGTCTCCTAATTTTTTTTAACAATGTAAGAGGCTGGAATGAAAAAGCCTTTCAAGTTGCTGATTATCGATGACAGTGAAGAGATCCTCACTGCACTGACGAATTATTTCTCGCAAAAGAAATATGAGGTTATCTCGGCCGCCAATGGTCTTGACGGCCTCAAATATATCGAAGCCAAGGATGCGGCCTTTGATCTGATCATTACCGATCTGGTCCTGCCCAATATCAGTGGCGTGGCAATTATTTCCATCGTTAAGAAAAAGTTCCCGGAAACACCCGTTATCGCCATTACCGGTTGGGGGGAACATCCGGAGTCGTTGGCCAAAGAGGCCCACGCGGACCATGTGCTTGAAAAACCGTTTAAGCTGCCGGAACTCGAACAACTGGTTAAAAAATTGTTAAAGCAATGAGTGAGCATTCTAAATCAAAACCCGGCCCTCCCATTGTCGGCGTCAGCAAAAATATCGAACGTGTGCGGGAACTGATCGAACATGTGGCCAGCACGGGACTGAATACGGTGGTTTTCGGGGAAAGTGGTGTCGGCAAAGAAGTTGTCGCACAGAACCTGTACCAGAAATCCCCTCGTCTGGGAAAACCCTTCATCAAGATCAATTGTGCCGCCCTGCCGGAAGGTCTCCTGGAGAGTGAATTGTTCGGCTACGAGCGTGGCGCCTTTACCGGAGCCGAACAGAAAAAGAAAGGCAAATTCCAACTGGCCCATAGCGGTGTTCTGCTCCTGGATGAAATTGGCGACATGTCGCTGCCCCTGCAGGCAAAATTGCTGCATGTCCTGCAGAGCGGCGGTGAATTCTCGCCGTTGGGCTCGGAAAAAGAGGTCAAGGCAGACACCTGGGTGATCGCCGCCACCAATCACGATCTGCAAAAAGACATCGAAGAGGGAAAATTCCGCGAGGATCTGTATTACCGACTCAATATCATCAAAATCTATCTGGCCCCACTACGTGAGCGCCCCGAGGATATTCCACCGCTGATCGACTTTTACGTTAAAGAGTATGCCGCCATGCTCAATAACCGTCGTGTCGAGAAACCCAGCGCCGATGTGATCGAGCGCATGTGTGCCTACAGTTGGCCGGGAAACGTCCGCGAACTCCAGAACGTCCTGAAACGGATGCTGGTACTGGGGGATTGCAACCAGATTATTGATGAGCTTTTCAACAATGAGAAGGCCCCCCAGAACGGGGAAAATTCCGATAGCGGTGCCGACCACCACGCCTCACTGTCCACCATTATTGATCTGGGCGGTAAAAATTCGCCGGACAATCAATCGTTTTCCTTAAAGTCAGCCAAGAAAAAAGCGGTTGAAATGGTTGAACGCGAAATCATCTCCCATGTTCTCGGGAAAACCGACTGGAACCGCAGCAAAGCGTCAAAAATATTGAAGATCAGCTATAAGACGTTGCTTTACAAGATTAGTGATCTGGGAATTTTGCCGCCGGAAAAGTAAAGGGGTCACTCACCGGTATCAACCGTCCCTTCAGGCAACCCATCTCCAGAAATCCTGTTGACGCTAACCGTTCGAAGCGTGTTGTACCATTCATCCGGTCCGTCGAAGCGCACCGGGACGTAGTTGTCGGTCAGGCCTTTCAGGCGACCGTCGCCCTTGTCACGGGTCTCTTCCACCAGAACGGTAACGGTCTCGCCGATGCGACGGTGATAAAAACCGCGCCGTTTTTCTTCACCCAAACGGCGCATCCTCCGGCAGCGGTTTTTGATGACCGGTGCCGGGATCTGCCCGCTGAAGGAAAACGCCGGCGTGCCTTCACGGGCCGAAAACGGAAAAACATGCAGATAGGTCACCGGCAGGCTGGAAATCAACTGATGGGTGTTCTCAAAAGCAGCGTCTGTCTCTCCGGGAAATCCGATCAGAGTGTCGACGCCAATGGCCGCATGGGGCACTCGGTGGATGATGGCGTGCACCCGCCCCCTGAAAAAATCTCTGGTGTACGGCCGGTGCATGCGCTTCAAAATACCGTCGTCGCCGCTTTGCAGGGGGACATGAAAATGGGGGCAGAGCCGTCCAGGCTGATTCGGGTCGGCATCGGCCAATCCAATGATCTCGTCGGAGAGCTCGGCCGGTTCAATGGAGCTGAGGCGCACCCGATTGATGGTGCCTGCCTCGCGGATGCGGCAAAGCAGGTCGTACAAACCTGTGGTCGACGATAAATCCTTGCCGTAACAGCCGATATGAATGCCGGTAAGCACCACCTCGCGGTAGCCCAGCCGTCCCAATCGGCCGATCTGATCCAGCACCTGATCCACGGGCAGGCTGCGGCTTCTTCCGCGGGCATGAGGGACGATGCAGTAGGTGCAAAAAGCATCGCAGCCATCCTGCACTTTCAGAAACGGCCGTGTGCGGCCGCCATGGGCAATGCCGGGCAACGCGTCAAATTGAGCGATTGCTCTTACATCCCCGCAGGCTGGCGTTTCCGGGGAGGCATCCATTGCGGGCAGGCCGGCCAGTATCTGCCGGGGGATCTGGTGTTTGTCGCCGTTGCCGACCACCCGGTCGACTCCGTCGATGGCGGCCAACTCCGCCGGCGCGATCTGGGCATGGCAGCCGGTCACCACGATTCGCGCCCCGGGATTGTTGCGAATGGCCTGGCGAACAGCCTGGCGGCTCTGCATGGCCGCCTTGCGGGTCACCGTACAGGTATTGACGATCACCAGGTCTGCCTGACCATCCGTTCCATATGCAAACCCGGCACCAGCTTCCACCAGGGCATTGCAGATGGCCTCGGATTCGCACTGGTTGACTTTGCAACCCAGAGTTTTGACACAAAATCTTTTCATGAATCAGAAATCCACCCCCCACCGATCACTTCATCCCCCCGGTAAAACACCGCTCCCTGCCCTGGGGTCACCGCCGCCTGGGGCACGTCGAAGCGCACCCATGCCTTATCACGGCCCACGGGAGTAACCGCCGCAGGCACCGCCCGATGCCGGTAGCGAATCCGGGTTTGAACAGCCAGGGGGGCCGATGGAGTATCATGAATCCAATTCATGTCCCTTACCCGACAACGATCGGTGGTCAACTCATCCTTGAAACCGACAACCAACCGGTTCTGCCGGATATCGATGCGAACCACGTAATACGCCTGACTGGCCGGACAGTCGATTCCGCGCCGCTGGCCGATGGTATATCGATGCAGCCCGTTGTGTCTGCCGACCCGGCGTCCGGCGGTATCCACAATATCCCCTGGCTGCGGACGAATGCCGGCCTGCGTGGTGAGAAACTGGGCATAGTCACCGTCCTGAATAAAGCACACATCCTGGCTCTCCCGGCACGTCACCGGCTGAAGTCCTTTTTGGTCCGCCAACGCCATGACCTCGGCTTTGGTCCAGGTCCCCAGTGGAAACACG
This window harbors:
- a CDS encoding polysaccharide biosynthesis/export family protein, which translates into the protein MRKIILFASLIAICIAVTPLNTFAQSPKDSYLIGNGDILEIVTWKEPDFSREEIIVRLDGKLSFPLLDDVMAAGKTPTQLKLDIQDGLKAYVSEPHVTVTVRSAASKRFYILGEVVRTGEYPLTKKLTVLQAFALAGGFTEWASKKEIILFRRHQGQEKVIRIDYKDILKGKDFSQNVEIQADDTIVVP
- a CDS encoding NAD-dependent epimerase, coding for MQLEYKCALVTGAAGFIGFHLSKRLLSEGYTIIGVDNLNDYYDPGIKMSRLDILKAHPQFTFSRTDLSDKAGMEALFKSTPIDVVVNLAAQAGVRYSLTNPQAYVESNLVGFVNILEGCRHNDVKHLVFASSSSVYGANTNMPFSVHHNVDHPVSLYAASKKSNELMAHTYSHLFDLPCTGLRFFTVYGPWGRPDMALFLFTKAIIEDKPIDVFNHGKMKRDFTYIDDIVEGVVRVMKTVPDPNPQWSGNAPDPGTSYARYKIYNIGNNQPVELLDFIQAIEVAIGKKAVKNFMDIQPGDVPATYADVDDLIQDVGFKPATPIDVGIGKFVEWYKDYYCNQ
- a CDS encoding TIGR03013 family XrtA/PEP-CTERM system glycosyltransferase, encoding MVGEGLFIFASVIIASWLLIGIDFVIEDRTLVLKTLLIAFVCQMCLYYNDLYDMKVTDSYQELIIRLMQALGASAILLAVVYFIFPVCIIGRGIFIVSICFVVAFIVIWRIAYTHILNNGIFDKKIILLGSGELARNIHREINENKDCGYQVAAVVKDDCEGASPVVSPNICRNNYADLCRNAKDLDIDKIVVAIEERRSGFPTRQLLQCRVDGIEVIEGTSFYEMLTGKLIVEKINPSWLIFSEGFKKSWMRRVIKRTGDLLLSVVMLFFLSPILGIVAVLIKLDSKGPVFFSQERVGEKRKAYMVHKFRSMVQDAEKKSGPVWAQSNDNRVTRVGKFIRKWRIDEFPQLFNVIKGEMSFVGPRPEREFFVKELEEAIPYYAERFSVKPGVTGWAQVSYPYGASVEDAKEKLNYDLFYIKNMSIFMDLMVIMRTVKTVLFGEGAR
- a CDS encoding CpsD/CapB family tyrosine-protein kinase, coding for MGKIHEALEKSGRVKELNRLASVEERVHPAREPGNEIKIVAPKPEPPVRPTAHERRLDPHLVAYHDPNGVEAEIFKILRTNILFPKTGTPPRSIMVTSAIPGDGKSFVAANLAISIAQGIEEHVLLMDCDMRRSSIHTRFGFDERVPGLSDYLANKIPLESLLQKTVVDKLTLLPGGTQPPNPSELLSSQAMKSLLKEAKSRYSDRYIIVDSPPPQLTAETAALANYVDGIIIVVRYASTPKDMIRELLEKLGKDKVLGVVMNGYRVPTTERYGYGKYKKYKKY
- a CDS encoding XrtA system polysaccharide chain length determinant; the encoded protein is MASQPIPMDPKYIIDLIIKRRWIIMVPFFIAMIVGIVLAIKLPKIYEASTLILIQPQRVPQNYVQSIVDTDPNERINTLSQQVLSRTNLENIIKEFKLLRGVENSSMYMEDKVNNLRKRIKVNVSSGRRRGESDAFSISFQDKSPEDVMKVTNALASYFIDENLRLREAQAVGTSDFLDSELQSMKSRLEEVEAQLKRYRESYMGELPEQLDSNLRILDRLQEHLSESQQNLSEAKIRLVTLQNEAAASREQPTTLIIGQGNQQEINDLDQMRVQLENLLARYTERHPDVVRLKSRIAEMEKQADLDRQSETTTSTGSGSNRRQTASLSPEYRTQYNEIIQEMRRLEADVADTRTQIAVYQKRVENTPKREQELLSLRRDYQNIQSTYDSLLERKLEAEIAVNMERKQKGEQFRILDPAKIPQKPIKPDMRKLFIMVVGAGLAVGGGIIFLLEYLDSSFKRPEDIEEDLELPVLCTVPRIIDSRTRMVRRVEYICSALFGSISFTLFAVFAVLTQKGVEPMLAIIRKVAN
- a CDS encoding sigma-54-dependent transcriptional regulator; this encodes MLQTTAVVIEKSKAERDDIRMRLSHCGVLPICFEDEWVCLENIYCIKPSFAVFRSDSSESASRFVNAAKAIESGFPIIVLSNNHRIEAFVQNNWLENLFFLRYPANHQTFQATINRLTNVKQDLSGPVLIAGSVERKKLIQELPLVSASQDPVLIQGESGVGKKLIAKDLHRLSGNPNSIFNLIDAGDVTGEWIRKTKVRIDSLSRDYECFYAIDNAEQLPFEFQAQLFLLLEDRAPGGISKTGAASRFITMVHRDISTMVDKGLFRKDLYHRLSVLKLTVPPLRRHMSDIRALAEYFTTQYSIRYQGAVCRLTDPVMDAFVNYPWPGNVSELKRVIKKLVLMDRVHWENMLPVLCNTDKGGNGGRPSVCGIDTDEVRQFLSTNWNLTLKQARSRFADKVERKIIKAALAETGGNCKKAAGLLRISYKSMLNKAKLYQLV
- a CDS encoding response regulator, with product MKKPFKLLIIDDSEEILTALTNYFSQKKYEVISAANGLDGLKYIEAKDAAFDLIITDLVLPNISGVAIISIVKKKFPETPVIAITGWGEHPESLAKEAHADHVLEKPFKLPELEQLVKKLLKQ
- a CDS encoding sigma-54 interaction domain-containing protein; its protein translation is MSEHSKSKPGPPIVGVSKNIERVRELIEHVASTGLNTVVFGESGVGKEVVAQNLYQKSPRLGKPFIKINCAALPEGLLESELFGYERGAFTGAEQKKKGKFQLAHSGVLLLDEIGDMSLPLQAKLLHVLQSGGEFSPLGSEKEVKADTWVIAATNHDLQKDIEEGKFREDLYYRLNIIKIYLAPLRERPEDIPPLIDFYVKEYAAMLNNRRVEKPSADVIERMCAYSWPGNVRELQNVLKRMLVLGDCNQIIDELFNNEKAPQNGENSDSGADHHASLSTIIDLGGKNSPDNQSFSLKSAKKKAVEMVEREIISHVLGKTDWNRSKASKILKISYKTLLYKISDLGILPPEK
- the mtaB gene encoding tRNA (N(6)-L-threonylcarbamoyladenosine(37)-C(2))-methylthiotransferase MtaB, with the translated sequence MKRFCVKTLGCKVNQCESEAICNALVEAGAGFAYGTDGQADLVIVNTCTVTRKAAMQSRQAVRQAIRNNPGARIVVTGCHAQIAPAELAAIDGVDRVVGNGDKHQIPRQILAGLPAMDASPETPACGDVRAIAQFDALPGIAHGGRTRPFLKVQDGCDAFCTYCIVPHARGRSRSLPVDQVLDQIGRLGRLGYREVVLTGIHIGCYGKDLSSTTGLYDLLCRIREAGTINRVRLSSIEPAELSDEIIGLADADPNQPGRLCPHFHVPLQSGDDGILKRMHRPYTRDFFRGRVHAIIHRVPHAAIGVDTLIGFPGETDAAFENTHQLISSLPVTYLHVFPFSAREGTPAFSFSGQIPAPVIKNRCRRMRRLGEEKRRGFYHRRIGETVTVLVEETRDKGDGRLKGLTDNYVPVRFDGPDEWYNTLRTVSVNRISGDGLPEGTVDTGE